The following proteins are co-located in the Xiphophorus maculatus strain JP 163 A chromosome 24, X_maculatus-5.0-male, whole genome shotgun sequence genome:
- the LOC102235604 gene encoding protein sprouty homolog 2: MDSRSQNDSDGGGGRHGGLPSLTGLANMAHDEGRAQSRSLQTLDAPSDLGLNCRLRPHTPPVLSLDQIRISGGSNEYTDGPSAAQRSPATQQRKTDVATSTGSRTNGQQETEEEMSNNLRNLHSVTHQGNANAPISSREGVSQSSSVEDSQSSVRTSAGSGSSGQRLLGSPANSSEIIRNQPKRADSEELKPLSTEYRDIEAIPGSRKPLKKDKHSNKCESCGRCKCSECVQPRVLPSCWMCGQRCLCSPHKAVEYGTCACCVKGIFYHCSNDDEDTCADKPFSCSQSRCCVRWTTITVCSLLCPCLLCYLPGKGCLAMCQCCYDRATRPGCRCKNSTLTRCHDDSTAT; this comes from the coding sequence ATGGATTCCAGAAGTCAGAACGACAGCGACGGAGGAGGAGGACGCCATGGGGGGTTGCCGTCATTGACTGGATTGGCGAACATGGCGCATGACGAAGGTAGAGCACAATCACGGTCTCTGCAAACCCTAGATGCGCCGTCAGATCTTGGGCTGAACTGCAGGTTACGGCCACACACTCCACCAGTGTTATCTCTGGATCAGATAAGAATAAGCGGTGGTAGTAATGAATATACAGACGGGCCGTCAGCTGCTCAAAGGTCTCCGGCCACTCAGCAACGGAAGACTGATGTGGCTACATCAACGGGTTCAAGGACCAATGGACAGCAAGAGACCGAGGAAGAGATGTCCAACAACCTCCGCAACCTGCATTCAGTGACTCACCAAGGGAATGCAAATGCTCCCATCTCTTCAAGAGAGGGTGTGTCTCAGTCTTCCAGTGTGGAGGACTCCCAGAGCAGCGTCCGCACCAGCGCAGGGAGCGGTTCTTCGGGTCAGCGGCTTCTCGGCAGCCCGGCGAACAGCAGCGAAATAATCAGAAACCAGCCAAAACGAGCTGATTCCGAGGAGCTGAAACCCCTGAGCACAGAGTACAGAGACATAGAAGCAATTCCAGGCAGCAGGAAGCctttaaaaaaggacaaacactCCAACAAATGCGAGTCCTGCGGTCGGTGCAAGTGCTCAGAGTGTGTCCAGCCGAGAGTGCTTCCGTCCTGCTGGATGTGCGGCCAACGCTGCCTGTGCTCTCCACACAAGGCCGTGGAGTACGGGACGTGCGCCTGCTGCGTGAAGGGCATTTTCTACCACTGCTCCAACGATGACGAGGACACCTGCGCGGACAAGCCCTTCTCATGCTCTCAGTCACGCTGCTGCGTACGCTGGACGACCATCACTGTCTGCTCCTTGCTCTGCCCTTGTCTCTTGTGCTACCTCCCAGGTAAGGGGTGCCTGGCCATGTGCCAGTGCTGCTACGACCGAGCCACACGACCCGGCTGCCGATGCAAGAACTCAACCCTGACCCGCTGTCACGACGATAGCACAGCAACGTAG